CTCGTTGGGCACCCCGCCGTACCGGGCCTCGACCCGGCCGGAGATCTCCTCGTAGAACGGGTCGCCGACGACCAGGGTCACCGCCGTGAAGGTGAGTACGCCGAGCACCGCGCCGAGGGCGAGGAACGCGAACGCGGCGAGCACCCGGATCAGGTCCCGACCCCATTGCACCCAGCCGTCGGCGAACGGGGTGACCAGGTCGGCGAGGTCGGTGACGAAGTAGATCAGCGTGGCGTAGCCGGCGAGGAAGAGGGCACCGGTGATCAGCGCCGGCAGGATGCCGAGCAACACCAGACGGGGATTCCGGGCGTACGTGCCGAGGCCGCGCAGGAGCAGCCCGACACCGGTGAAGAACTGCCCGGCCGCGCTGACAGCCGGGGCCGCGACCTTGGCTGCGCCCACGAGCCGGAAGCCTACTGGGTGACCCTGACGGCCGGCTCTGTTCCACCACCGCCCGTCGGCGGCCGGAGGCCGGCGGTGGACGGCAGTATGGACGGATGCGCGCTGCTCGGCTGATCTCACTGGTGCTGCTGTTGCAGAACCGGGAGACGATGACCGCCGCCGAACTCGCCCAGGAACTGGAGGTTTCCGAGCGGACGGTGTACCGGGACGTGGTGGCGCTCGGCGCGGCCGGGGTGCCGGTCTACGCCGACCGTGGACGGGCCGGTGGTTATCGGCTGCTCGGTGGTTACCGGACCAGGCTGACCGGGTTGAGTCGCGCCGAGGCCGACGCGCTCTTCCTCTCCGGCCTGCCCGGACCGGTCGACGAGATGGGGCTCGCCGAACCGGTCGCCGCCGCCCGGTTGAAGGTGCTGGCCGCGTTGCCTGCACCGCTGCGGGACGCGGCTCGACGCTCCGGGCAGCGGTTCCACCTGGACGTACCCGGCTGGTTCGGGGCCGCCGATCCGCCGCCGTTGCTCAGCGACCTGGCCACGGCGGTGTGGCGCGACCGGGTGGTGGAGCTGCGCTACCACCGGCGCGACCGGGAGGTGACCCGGATCGTGCAGCCGTACGGGCTGGTCCTCAAGGGCGGGGTCTGGTACCTCGTCGCACGGGTCGACGACGACCACCGCACCTACCGGGTGGACCGGGTGGTCGGGGTCGAGGTCACCACGACCGGCTTCGACCGGGACGGGGACTTCGACCTGGCCGGCTTCTGGTCGGCCCAGGTGACCGGGTTCATCGAGGCCATGCTTCCCGAGCGGATCACGGTACGGCTGAGCCCGGCCGGCCTCCGCGCGCTGCGGTACCTGACGGAACCACCGGCTGCGCGGGAGGCGCTCGCGGCGGCGGGCGAACCCGACGGGCAGGGCTGGGTGGTGACCCGGCTGCCCGTCGAGTCACTCGACGTCGGCTACAGCATGCTGCTCCGCTTCGGCCCGGAGATCGAGGTGCTCGACCCGCCGCCGCTGCGGGCCCGGCTCGCCGAGGCGGCGGCCCGGTCGGACGCGCTCTACCGGCCGTGACCCCTGTCGGCGCCTAGGCGCCGTGGCCCCCCGTCCACGGGGTACCGATCAGCGGTAGCCGGTGGCGTCGGCGGGCTTGCCCGGGTCCTGTACCTCGACGATGTAGCGCCAGGCGTCGGGCTGGCTGCCGTCGAGGTCGGTGAAGCCGTAGACCCGGGCGAGTTGGCCGCTGGAGAGCGACTGACCGGACCAGCGGGCCCGGTCCGGGTCGGCGGCGAGGGCGGCGACCGCACGGCCGACGTACGCGGGCGACTCCGAGACGACAAAGTGCGGTTCCCGCGCGGTCGCGTCCCGCCAGTTCTCCTCGGTGACGCCGTAGAAGTCGAGCATCATCTCCGAGCGTAGCCAGCCCGGCGTCAGCGCGACCGCGGTCGCGCCGTACGGGCGCAGTTCGTGGGCCTGGCTGAAGGCGAGTCGGTTGACCGCCGTCTTCGCCAGGTCGTAGAAGACCGTGGCGCGGTAGTTGTTCCCGTTGTACTCCGTGGTGCCGTCGCCGACCTCGACCACCAGGCCACCGGGCGAGCGGATCAGCAGCGGCAACGCGTAGTGGCTGGTGATCAGGTGGGTGTCGATCGCCAGGCGGAGCGTACGCAGCCCGTCGGCGAGTGAGTGCTGCCAGAGCGACTGGTCCCAACCGATCATCGGATCGGCGCCCCACACGTCGTTGACCAGTACGTCCAGCTTTCCCTGCTCCCGGTCGATCCGTTGGACCAGCGCCTCGACCCGCTCCGGCACCAGATGGTCGACCGGCACCGCGATGCCGACGCCGCCGGCCTCGTTGACGAGTTCCGCGGTCTCCTCGATGGTCTCGGGTCGGTCCAGTTCCGAGCGTTGCTCACGGGTGCTGCGACCGGTGGCGTAGACGGTGGCGCCGGCAGCGCCGAGCTGCACCGCGATCTGCCGGCCGGCTCCTCGGGTCGCCCCGGCGACCAGCGCGATCCTGCCGGTCAGTGGGCGTTCCGTTCGGTTCCTGTCGGGACTCATGTCGACGAGTTGGCTCATGTCGACGACGTTGTCAGCAAAACCTGACAACCGATGGCAACTTTTCCGGCCTCCCGAACAAAAACCCGTTCGGCCGAAGCAGCCGGTACGCGATCATCTCCGGTATGCGCCTGCTCCTCGCCGGGATCGTCGGCTCGACCGCGTACGGCCTGGCCCGCCCGGGGTCCGACGTGGACCGGCTCGGTCTATTCGCCGCGCCCACGGTCGCCTTCCACGGGCTGCACCCGCCGCAGGCGTCGATCGTGACCACGTCACCGGACCGGACCCTGCACGAGGCGGGCAAGTGGTGCCGGCTGGCACTGAGCGGCAACCCGACCGCGACCGAGTTGGTCTGGCTGCCCGACGAGTTGTACGAGACCCGGACCGACCTGGGCGACCGGCTGGTCGGCCTCCGTACGGCATTCCTGGCCGCTCCCCGGGTCCGGGCCGCCTACCTCGGTTACGCCGGCCAGCAGTTCCGCAAGCTCGAGTCGCGCGGCGACGGTACGTTCTCGGCCGACACCCGGCGACGGACCGCCAAACACGCCCGCCACCTGGCCCGCCTCGTCCACCAGGGCCGCGTGCTGTACGCGACCGGCCGGCTGCCGATCCGGCTCGACGACCCCCGGTCCTTCGTGGACTTCGGCGATCGGGTCGCCGCCGGGGAGGTGGACGAGGCACGTGCGCTGCTGGCCGAGGCCGAACGGGACTTCGACACCATCCGCAGCCCGTTGCCGGAACAGCCGGACGAGCCGGCCGTCGAGAGCTGGCTGCTCGACGTACGCGCGGCGAACCTGCCGCAGGACTAGCCGGTCACTCGACCAGGCGGACCCGTACCCGGCGGTTGGCCTTGCCCTTGCTCTCCACCTTGACCACCTGGACCTTGCCGATCTGGGCGGTCGAGGCGACGTGCGTGCCCCCGTCGGCCTGTACGTCCAGCCCGACGATGTCGACGATCCGGATCTCCTGCTCGTCGGCGGGGATCAGGTTGCTCTGGGTCCGGATGATGTCCGGCAGCGCCAGCGCCTGGTCGCGCGGCAGCACCTTCACCGCCACCGAGCGGTCGGCCGCCACCTCGACGTTGACCAGTTCCTCCAGCCGGGTCTTGAAGTCGGCCGGCACCTCGGGCAGGTTGAAATCCATCCGGGCCTCGCCCGGTTCCATGCTGTTGCCGGTGACGAGGGCACCGAAGTCCCGGAACACCACCCCGCAGAGCACGTGCAGCCCGGAGTGGGTGCGCATCAGCATGGTGCGCCGGGTCTCCTCAAGCGCGCCGGTGACGGCGGTGCCGACCGGTGGGACCGGATCGCCCTCGGCCGGGATCAGGTAGAGGTCGTCGCCCTTGTGGGTGCCGACGATACGGGTCTGCGTGCCCTGCCAGAGCAGCACACCGTGGTCCGGCGGCTGGCCGCCGCCACCCGGGTAGAACGCCGAACGGTCCAGCACGATCCCCCGGTCCGGGTCGACGTGCACCACCGTGCACGTCCACTCCCGC
The Micromonospora pisi DNA segment above includes these coding regions:
- a CDS encoding helix-turn-helix transcriptional regulator codes for the protein MRAARLISLVLLLQNRETMTAAELAQELEVSERTVYRDVVALGAAGVPVYADRGRAGGYRLLGGYRTRLTGLSRAEADALFLSGLPGPVDEMGLAEPVAAARLKVLAALPAPLRDAARRSGQRFHLDVPGWFGAADPPPLLSDLATAVWRDRVVELRYHRRDREVTRIVQPYGLVLKGGVWYLVARVDDDHRTYRVDRVVGVEVTTTGFDRDGDFDLAGFWSAQVTGFIEAMLPERITVRLSPAGLRALRYLTEPPAAREALAAAGEPDGQGWVVTRLPVESLDVGYSMLLRFGPEIEVLDPPPLRARLAEAAARSDALYRP
- a CDS encoding SDR family oxidoreductase, encoding MSQLVDMSPDRNRTERPLTGRIALVAGATRGAGRQIAVQLGAAGATVYATGRSTREQRSELDRPETIEETAELVNEAGGVGIAVPVDHLVPERVEALVQRIDREQGKLDVLVNDVWGADPMIGWDQSLWQHSLADGLRTLRLAIDTHLITSHYALPLLIRSPGGLVVEVGDGTTEYNGNNYRATVFYDLAKTAVNRLAFSQAHELRPYGATAVALTPGWLRSEMMLDFYGVTEENWRDATAREPHFVVSESPAYVGRAVAALAADPDRARWSGQSLSSGQLARVYGFTDLDGSQPDAWRYIVEVQDPGKPADATGYR
- a CDS encoding nucleotidyltransferase domain-containing protein; this encodes MRLLLAGIVGSTAYGLARPGSDVDRLGLFAAPTVAFHGLHPPQASIVTTSPDRTLHEAGKWCRLALSGNPTATELVWLPDELYETRTDLGDRLVGLRTAFLAAPRVRAAYLGYAGQQFRKLESRGDGTFSADTRRRTAKHARHLARLVHQGRVLYATGRLPIRLDDPRSFVDFGDRVAAGEVDEARALLAEAERDFDTIRSPLPEQPDEPAVESWLLDVRAANLPQD
- a CDS encoding alanyl-tRNA editing protein gives rise to the protein MGVTQHGHTVRLDLADPTLREWTCTVVHVDPDRGIVLDRSAFYPGGGGQPPDHGVLLWQGTQTRIVGTHKGDDLYLIPAEGDPVPPVGTAVTGALEETRRTMLMRTHSGLHVLCGVVFRDFGALVTGNSMEPGEARMDFNLPEVPADFKTRLEELVNVEVAADRSVAVKVLPRDQALALPDIIRTQSNLIPADEQEIRIVDIVGLDVQADGGTHVASTAQIGKVQVVKVESKGKANRRVRVRLVE